A portion of the Blattabacterium clevelandi genome contains these proteins:
- the groL gene encoding chaperonin GroEL (60 kDa chaperone family; promotes refolding of misfolded polypeptides especially under stressful conditions; forms two stacked rings of heptamers to form a barrel-shaped 14mer; ends can be capped by GroES; misfolded proteins enter the barrel where they are refolded when GroES binds) produces MAKDIKFDIEARDKLKKGVDALANAVKVTLGPKGRNVVLQKSFGGPQVTKDGVTVAKEIELEDSIENLGAQMVKEVASKTNDVAGDGTTTATVLAQAIVREGLKNVAAGANPMDLKRGIDKALEVVILDLRKQSREVGGNTDKIKQVASISANNDEKTGALIADAFEKVGKEGVITVEEAKGTDTSVDVVEGMQFDRGYQSPYFVTNTEKMITEFDQPQILLSDKKIAAMKDLLPILEPVAQSGKPLLIISEEVEGEALATLVVNKIRGTLKVAAIKAPGFGDRRKAMLEDIAILTGGTVISEETGSKLEDVKLKMLGKAERVIIDKDNTTIINGGGSKKDIRARVDQIKAQIESTTSDYDKEKLQERLAKLAGGVAVLYVGAASEVEMKEKKDRVDDALNATRAAVEEGIVAGGGVALVRAIKSLENIIGDNPDQDTGIQIVRRSLEEPLRQIVANAGGEGSVVVAKVAEGKGDFGYDAKIGEYKNMIVEGIIDPTKVARVALENAASVSGMLLTTECVVTEIKKDEPSSPPMPGAGGGGMGGMM; encoded by the coding sequence ATGGCAAAAGATATTAAGTTTGATATTGAAGCAAGAGATAAATTAAAAAAAGGAGTAGATGCATTAGCTAATGCAGTTAAAGTTACTTTAGGACCAAAAGGGCGTAATGTAGTATTACAAAAATCTTTTGGAGGACCTCAAGTAACTAAAGATGGAGTTACTGTAGCTAAAGAAATAGAATTAGAAGATTCAATAGAAAATTTAGGAGCTCAAATGGTTAAAGAAGTGGCTTCTAAAACTAATGATGTTGCTGGAGATGGAACAACTACAGCAACTGTATTAGCACAAGCTATCGTTAGAGAGGGATTAAAAAATGTAGCAGCTGGAGCAAATCCAATGGATTTAAAAAGAGGAATAGATAAAGCATTAGAAGTTGTTATTTTAGATTTAAGAAAACAATCTAGAGAAGTTGGAGGAAATACCGATAAAATAAAACAAGTAGCTTCTATATCTGCAAATAATGATGAAAAAACTGGAGCATTAATAGCAGATGCATTTGAAAAAGTAGGGAAAGAAGGAGTTATTACAGTAGAAGAAGCAAAAGGTACAGATACATCAGTAGATGTAGTAGAAGGTATGCAATTTGATAGAGGTTATCAATCTCCTTATTTTGTAACAAATACTGAGAAAATGATAACAGAATTTGATCAACCACAAATTCTACTATCTGATAAAAAAATTGCTGCAATGAAGGATTTGTTACCAATATTAGAACCTGTAGCTCAATCTGGAAAGCCTTTGCTTATTATTTCTGAAGAAGTAGAAGGAGAAGCATTAGCTACTTTGGTAGTCAATAAAATTCGTGGAACATTGAAAGTAGCAGCTATCAAAGCTCCTGGATTTGGAGATAGAAGAAAAGCTATGTTAGAAGATATTGCTATTCTTACCGGGGGGACTGTAATTTCAGAGGAAACTGGAAGTAAATTAGAAGATGTTAAATTAAAAATGCTTGGAAAAGCAGAAAGAGTTATTATTGATAAAGATAATACTACCATTATTAATGGTGGAGGTAGTAAAAAAGATATAAGAGCACGTGTAGATCAAATAAAAGCTCAAATAGAATCTACTACATCTGATTATGATAAAGAAAAATTACAAGAACGTCTTGCTAAATTAGCTGGAGGAGTTGCTGTCCTTTATGTAGGAGCTGCATCTGAAGTAGAAATGAAAGAGAAAAAAGATCGTGTAGATGATGCTTTAAATGCTACTCGTGCTGCAGTTGAAGAAGGTATTGTAGCTGGTGGTGGAGTTGCATTAGTTCGTGCAATCAAATCATTAGAAAACATTATAGGAGATAATCCTGATCAAGATACTGGAATACAAATAGTAAGAAGATCATTAGAAGAACCTTTACGTCAAATTGTAGCTAATGCAGGTGGTGAAGGATCTGTAGTAGTTGCTAAAGTAGCTGAAGGAAAAGGGGATTTTGGTTATGATGCAAAAATTGGAGAATATAAAAATATGATAGTTGAAGGAATTATAGATCCTACTAAAGTAGCTAGAGTTGCATTAGAAAATGCAGCATCAGTATCCGGAATGTTATTAACTACTGAATGTGTTGTTACAGAAATAAAAAAAGATGAACCAAGTTCTCCACCAATGCCTGGAGCTGGTGGTGGTGGTATGGGTGGAATGATGTAA
- a CDS encoding co-chaperone GroES codes for MMEVKIKPLADRVLVQPDPAETKTASGIIIPDTAKEKPQKGTVISVGNGKKNEPMILKKGDRILYGKYSGTELKWEGEEYLVMRESDVIAVI; via the coding sequence ATGATGGAAGTAAAGATTAAACCTTTAGCAGATCGAGTACTAGTACAACCTGATCCTGCTGAGACAAAAACAGCATCAGGTATTATTATACCTGATACTGCAAAGGAAAAACCACAAAAAGGAACTGTGATATCTGTTGGAAACGGGAAAAAAAATGAACCTATGATTTTAAAAAAAGGTGATAGAATTTTATACGGAAAATATTCTGGAACTGAATTAAAATGGGAAGGGGAAGAATATCTTGTTATGCGGGAATCTGATGTAATAGCAGTTATATAA
- the secG gene encoding preprotein translocase subunit SecG, translated as MYSTILFIGLFIILICFLLIIIILIQNPKKGLFYQSFMDKNFRLFGIKRTNNLLEKITWILSIFIFFLTLFFNYILKHNS; from the coding sequence ATGTATTCAACTATATTATTTATAGGATTATTTATTATTTTAATATGTTTTCTTCTTATCATAATAATTTTGATCCAAAATCCTAAAAAAGGACTTTTTTATCAATCTTTTATGGATAAAAATTTTAGACTTTTTGGAATTAAAAGAACAAATAATCTTTTGGAAAAAATAACTTGGATATTATCTATTTTTATATTTTTTTTGACTTTATTTTTTAATTATATATTAAAACATAATTCATAA
- a CDS encoding sigma-54 interaction domain-containing protein yields MESIHNIKKKFSIIGNDYALHRALEKTIQVAPTDISVLVLGESGVGKEFIPKIIHQFSYRKHHSYIAVNCGAIPEGTIDSELFGHEKGSFTGAISMRKGYFEGANGGTIFLDEVGELPLTTQVRLLRILETGEFIKVGSSKIQKTNIRIVAATNLNLLESIQKGKFREDLYYRLNTVQINLPPLRFRKNDIQLLFKKFSNDFSDKYHMPSVKLTEDAIIYLEKYPWPGNIRQLKNLIEQMSIIEKKREISSEKLKEYIPENIPSLSFSHSRNNEYFFQNFSNERDFLYKILFDMKKSLNHLKNLTLQLIKNNNDNKFIKKNQELMEKVFGKIINPSNNSIKSIVKDSIFQLKDSSKPLSRYDLDYEEIEEDFSKEKSDSFSLQKKEIEFIQKALKKNNGKRKKTAIELGISERTLYRKIKQYGL; encoded by the coding sequence ATGGAATCTATCCATAACATAAAAAAAAAATTTTCCATTATTGGAAATGATTATGCTTTGCATAGAGCTTTAGAAAAAACTATTCAAGTTGCACCAACAGATATTTCCGTTCTAGTTCTTGGAGAAAGTGGAGTAGGAAAAGAATTTATACCAAAAATAATTCATCAATTTTCCTATAGGAAACATCATTCTTATATTGCTGTAAATTGTGGGGCCATTCCAGAAGGGACTATTGATAGTGAATTATTTGGACATGAAAAAGGATCTTTTACAGGTGCTATAAGTATGCGAAAAGGCTATTTTGAAGGTGCAAATGGAGGAACTATATTTTTGGATGAAGTTGGTGAACTTCCTTTAACTACACAAGTTCGTCTACTTCGAATTTTAGAAACAGGGGAATTTATAAAAGTTGGTTCTTCTAAAATACAAAAAACTAATATACGGATTGTAGCTGCAACTAATTTAAATCTTTTAGAATCTATTCAAAAAGGAAAATTTAGAGAAGATTTATATTATCGTCTTAATACAGTTCAAATTAATCTTCCTCCTTTACGTTTTCGTAAAAATGATATTCAATTATTATTTAAAAAATTTTCTAATGATTTTTCAGATAAATATCATATGCCTTCAGTAAAATTGACTGAAGATGCTATAATATATTTAGAAAAATATCCTTGGCCCGGAAATATAAGACAATTAAAAAATCTTATAGAACAAATGTCAATAATAGAAAAAAAACGTGAAATTTCTTCAGAAAAATTAAAAGAATATATTCCAGAAAATATTCCATCTTTATCATTTTCTCATTCGAGAAATAACGAATATTTTTTTCAAAATTTTTCTAACGAAAGAGATTTTCTATATAAAATTTTATTTGATATGAAGAAAAGTTTAAATCATTTAAAAAATTTAACATTACAATTAATAAAAAATAACAATGATAATAAATTTATAAAAAAAAATCAAGAACTTATGGAAAAAGTATTTGGAAAAATAATTAATCCTTCCAATAATTCTATTAAATCTATAGTGAAAGATTCAATATTTCAATTAAAAGATTCTTCAAAACCTTTATCAAGATATGATCTTGATTATGAAGAAATAGAAGAAGATTTTTCAAAAGAAAAATCAGATTCTTTTTCATTACAAAAAAAAGAAATAGAATTTATTCAAAAGGCTTTAAAAAAAAATAATGGAAAAAGAAAGAAAACTGCAATAGAATTAGGTATTTCAGAAAGAACATTATATAGAAAAATTAAACAATATGGTTTATAA
- the miaB gene encoding tRNA (N6-isopentenyl adenosine(37)-C2)-methylthiotransferase MiaB, producing MNGKKNFFYIESYGCQMNISDNEIVISILLNNGFFLTENLKIANIILLNSCSIRTKVELTIKNRLQRLQYLKKEKPILFGILGCLSNSMKKNFLDNNLINFTIGPDFYKKIPSIIRLSMKGEKISHIFSYKKETYDNINPFRKKNKITAFLSITRGCDNMCTFCIVPFTRGREKSRDPYSIIKECKILYKKGFKEVTLLGQNVDSYVWFGSDGFKKRNYKKIYTENNKIIDFSKLLDVLAIEIPFMRIRFSTSNPHDMSNQVIEVISKHSNICKHIHLPVQSGSDKILKLMNRKYTRKKYLFLIKKIRSIIPECSISHDIMTGFCNEEEKDHQETLSLMNEVKYNYGYMFSYSPRPGTYSYNKLEDNVPEIIKKKRLKEIIDLQKDHSLFQMKKYIGKIQEVLIEGESKKNNQYWYGKNTQNIVIVFPKKTYKIGETVFIKIMDYTSATLMGIGIEKNK from the coding sequence ATGAATGGAAAAAAAAATTTTTTTTATATAGAAAGTTATGGATGTCAAATGAATATTTCTGATAATGAAATAGTTATTTCTATATTATTAAATAATGGATTTTTTTTAACAGAAAATTTAAAAATAGCAAATATAATTTTATTAAATTCTTGTTCTATAAGGACTAAAGTAGAATTAACTATAAAAAATAGATTACAAAGATTACAGTATTTAAAAAAAGAAAAACCTATATTATTTGGTATTTTGGGTTGTTTATCAAATTCAATGAAAAAAAATTTTTTAGATAATAATTTGATCAATTTTACAATTGGACCAGATTTTTATAAAAAAATACCTAGTATAATTCGTTTATCTATGAAAGGAGAAAAAATTTCTCATATTTTTTCATATAAAAAAGAAACCTATGATAATATAAACCCATTTAGAAAAAAAAATAAAATAACAGCATTTTTGAGTATCACAAGAGGATGTGATAACATGTGTACTTTTTGCATAGTCCCTTTTACAAGAGGAAGAGAAAAAAGCCGTGACCCTTATTCTATAATTAAAGAATGTAAAATTTTATATAAAAAAGGATTTAAAGAAGTCACTCTTTTAGGTCAAAATGTAGATTCTTACGTATGGTTTGGTAGCGATGGATTTAAAAAAAGAAATTATAAAAAAATATATACTGAAAATAATAAAATAATAGATTTTTCTAAACTTTTAGATGTATTAGCTATAGAAATACCTTTTATGAGAATTCGTTTTTCTACTTCTAATCCACATGATATGTCCAATCAAGTAATAGAAGTAATATCAAAACATTCCAATATATGTAAACATATTCATTTACCAGTTCAATCTGGTAGCGATAAAATATTAAAATTAATGAATAGAAAATATACTCGTAAAAAATATCTTTTTTTAATTAAAAAAATTAGATCTATAATTCCTGAATGTTCTATTTCTCATGATATTATGACTGGATTTTGTAATGAAGAGGAAAAAGATCATCAAGAAACACTTAGTTTAATGAATGAAGTAAAGTATAATTATGGTTATATGTTTTCATATTCTCCTAGACCTGGAACTTATTCTTATAATAAATTAGAAGATAATGTTCCAGAAATTATAAAAAAAAAAAGATTAAAAGAAATTATTGACTTACAAAAAGATCATTCTCTTTTTCAAATGAAAAAATATATAGGTAAAATTCAAGAAGTTTTAATAGAAGGAGAATCTAAAAAAAATAATCAATATTGGTATGGAAAAAATACACAAAATATTGTAATAGTTTTTCCAAAAAAAACTTATAAAATAGGAGAAACCGTTTTTATAAAAATAATGGATTACACATCTGCTACATTAATGGGAATAGGAATAGAAAAAAATAAATAA
- the pncB gene encoding nicotinate phosphoribosyltransferase has protein sequence MNEFSIVSSLLDNDFYKFTMQNAVIKLFPLVKTKYEFINRGKHSFPKNFANLLKENLDKMSYLKLSNEERIFLEKNCPYLDSTYLDFLNKYQYNPKEVNISQKGKNIQMHIEGLWYRTILWEVPLMAIISELYYQLTGAKRISDQKIIFLTKKKLNQYKKLNIKIGEYGTRRRFSYQIHKLVLKLVKKEASSFFIGSSNVHLSHILSIKPIGTHGHEWIMFHAAKYGFNIADKIAMKNWLNIYGKNLGIALSDTYTTPIFLKNFNQKLANIFEGIRHDSGDPIFFTKETIKHYQKFKINPLQKKIIFSDNLNPYKIAYISSFCKNKITPFFCIGTNFTNDFGPPSMNIVIKMVKAIPKKKWIPVIKLSNVKEKSTGNKKMIFYAKKILKIP, from the coding sequence ATGAATGAATTTTCTATTGTATCGTCTTTATTAGATAATGATTTTTATAAATTTACTATGCAAAATGCTGTAATCAAATTATTTCCTTTAGTAAAAACTAAATATGAATTTATAAATCGTGGAAAACATTCTTTTCCCAAAAATTTTGCCAATCTTTTAAAAGAAAATCTTGATAAAATGTCATATCTTAAACTATCCAATGAAGAAAGGATTTTTTTAGAAAAAAATTGTCCTTATTTAGATTCTACTTATCTTGATTTTTTAAATAAATATCAATATAATCCAAAAGAAGTTAATATATCTCAAAAAGGAAAAAATATACAAATGCATATAGAGGGATTATGGTATAGAACTATTTTATGGGAAGTCCCTTTAATGGCAATCATATCTGAATTATATTATCAATTAACAGGTGCAAAAAGAATTTCAGATCAAAAAATTATTTTTTTAACTAAAAAAAAATTAAATCAATATAAAAAATTAAATATCAAAATTGGAGAATACGGTACTAGAAGGAGGTTTTCATATCAAATACATAAATTAGTTTTAAAATTAGTCAAAAAAGAAGCATCTTCTTTTTTTATAGGTAGCAGTAACGTACATTTATCCCATATTTTATCAATAAAACCTATTGGGACTCATGGACATGAATGGATTATGTTTCATGCAGCTAAATATGGATTTAATATAGCAGATAAAATCGCTATGAAAAATTGGTTAAATATATATGGAAAAAATTTAGGTATTGCCTTATCTGATACATATACTACCCCTATTTTTTTAAAAAATTTTAATCAAAAATTAGCAAATATTTTTGAAGGTATTAGACATGATAGTGGAGATCCAATTTTCTTTACTAAGGAAACTATAAAACACTATCAAAAATTTAAAATAAATCCATTACAAAAAAAAATTATATTTTCCGATAATCTTAATCCATATAAAATAGCTTATATTTCCTCTTTTTGTAAAAATAAAATTACTCCATTTTTTTGTATAGGTACTAATTTTACTAATGATTTTGGACCTCCATCAATGAATATAGTGATTAAAATGGTAAAAGCTATTCCAAAAAAAAAATGGATACCTGTTATTAAACTTTCCAATGTAAAAGAAAAATCTACAGGAAATAAAAAAATGATTTTTTACGCTAAAAAAATACTTAAAATTCCATAA
- a CDS encoding RNA recognition motif domain-containing protein: MDYTKLYVGNLSYDMTEQELKEYFESIGEVINAKIIFDESTSNKRSKGFGFIEMSNEENAKQAIEKLNGTEFMGRNIIVSVARPRIKRD, encoded by the coding sequence ATGGATTATACGAAATTATACGTTGGCAATTTATCTTATGATATGACAGAACAAGAATTAAAAGAATATTTTGAATCTATAGGAGAAGTTATTAACGCAAAAATTATTTTTGACGAATCTACTTCTAATAAAAGAAGTAAAGGATTTGGATTTATAGAGATGTCTAATGAAGAAAATGCAAAACAAGCTATAGAAAAATTAAATGGAACAGAATTTATGGGAAGAAATATTATTGTTTCTGTAGCTAGACCAAGGATAAAAAGGGATTAA
- the dapA gene encoding 4-hydroxy-tetrahydrodipicolinate synthase yields MKELYGTGVALVTPFKKNRKIDFNGLEKLLKYIEDKVDYLIILGTTAETSTLEENEKKDIIECIKNSNYKKIPLILGIGGNNTEDVIKKIKNINLSDFLAILSISPYYNNPSQEGIYQHFKSIINNTDANIIVYNVPKRTGSNVFPETIIRLANNFNRIIGIKEASGNILQSYKIIKKKPKNFSVIAGDDFISLPLILGGGNGIISVIAQGFPDKISKMISLAKKNKVKESFSIFYEIFNMIDLLYEEGNPTGIKTFLDIIGICSSYVRLPLLSGTSNLKKKMQCLLKKL; encoded by the coding sequence ATGAAAGAATTATATGGAACAGGTGTAGCGTTAGTTACTCCTTTTAAAAAAAATAGAAAAATTGATTTTAATGGACTTGAAAAACTTCTAAAATATATAGAAGATAAAGTGGATTATTTAATAATATTAGGTACTACAGCCGAAACTTCTACTTTAGAAGAAAATGAAAAAAAAGATATAATTGAATGTATTAAAAATTCTAATTATAAAAAAATACCTTTAATATTAGGTATAGGAGGTAATAATACAGAAGATGTTATAAAAAAAATAAAAAATATTAATTTATCAGATTTTTTAGCAATTCTTTCTATTTCTCCTTATTATAATAATCCATCTCAAGAAGGAATATATCAACATTTTAAATCTATTATTAATAATACAGATGCAAATATAATCGTTTATAATGTTCCTAAGAGAACAGGATCTAATGTTTTTCCTGAAACGATTATTCGTTTAGCTAATAATTTTAATAGAATTATAGGAATAAAAGAAGCATCTGGTAATATTTTACAATCTTATAAAATTATTAAAAAAAAACCAAAGAATTTTAGTGTGATAGCAGGAGATGATTTTATTTCTTTGCCTTTAATATTAGGAGGAGGAAATGGAATTATATCTGTAATAGCTCAAGGATTTCCAGATAAAATATCTAAAATGATTTCTTTAGCAAAAAAAAATAAAGTAAAAGAATCTTTTTCGATCTTTTATGAAATTTTTAATATGATTGATCTTCTTTATGAAGAAGGGAATCCTACTGGTATTAAAACTTTTTTAGATATTATAGGTATATGTAGTTCCTATGTAAGATTACCATTATTAAGTGGAACTTCTAATTTAAAAAAAAAAATGCAATGTTTATTAAAAAAACTATAA
- a CDS encoding ferritin, with product MFSKKIQIELKKQLNRELESSQLYLSMASWVEYKYGSLDGIYNFLYDHSDEERRHMLKLIKYINKRGGYVDNFNQSKYYIFEKISYNSLMDLFHQLFEHERKISLEINFLVELSLQEKDFFTYNFLQWYVEEQIEEEVLIKKILDKIELIGEDKGGLYLFNHDIKNFYQKNVEKN from the coding sequence ATGTTTAGTAAAAAAATACAAATAGAATTAAAAAAACAATTAAATAGAGAATTAGAATCTTCTCAATTATATTTATCTATGGCTTCTTGGGTTGAATATAAATATGGTAGTCTTGATGGGATATATAATTTTTTATATGATCATTCAGATGAAGAAAGAAGACATATGTTGAAATTAATCAAGTATATCAATAAAAGAGGAGGATATGTGGATAATTTTAATCAAAGTAAATATTATATTTTTGAAAAAATTTCATATAATTCTTTGATGGATTTATTTCATCAATTATTTGAACATGAAAGAAAAATTTCTTTAGAAATTAATTTTTTAGTTGAATTATCATTACAAGAAAAAGATTTTTTTACTTATAATTTTTTACAATGGTATGTTGAAGAACAAATAGAAGAAGAAGTTTTAATAAAAAAAATATTGGATAAAATTGAATTAATTGGAGAAGATAAAGGAGGCTTATATTTATTTAATCATGATATCAAAAATTTTTATCAAAAAAATGTGGAAAAAAATTAA
- a CDS encoding outer membrane protein assembly factor BamD, whose product MNYTKIIFLWLFLITGCYNGKHLSNWDPTFYNKKNEISILENIFRKLNLFSKKKYLGNNYEENESFKRGLNYYFKSLNFDLDQKTTREAIENLNKFIKEYPNSSKIEEINEILNKLSKKLEKKDYYIANTYFFMKKYQSSLIYFQDFLNNFPKSNFKEDVLYKICLITYKLSINNNKNKKNQILNFLKAYYRYVKSYPNSPNIKKLKIFYEKLLK is encoded by the coding sequence ATGAACTATACAAAAATTATCTTTTTATGGTTATTTTTAATAACTGGATGTTATAATGGAAAACATTTATCAAATTGGGATCCTACTTTTTATAATAAAAAAAATGAAATTTCTATATTGGAAAATATTTTTCGAAAATTGAATCTTTTTTCAAAAAAAAAATATTTAGGAAATAATTATGAGGAAAATGAATCATTTAAACGTGGATTGAATTATTATTTTAAATCTTTAAATTTTGATTTAGATCAAAAGACAACTAGAGAGGCAATTGAAAATTTAAATAAATTCATTAAAGAATATCCAAATAGTTCAAAAATAGAAGAAATTAATGAAATTTTAAATAAATTATCAAAAAAACTTGAAAAAAAAGATTATTATATTGCTAATACATATTTTTTTATGAAAAAATATCAGTCTTCTTTAATTTATTTTCAAGATTTTTTAAATAATTTTCCGAAAAGTAATTTTAAAGAAGATGTTTTATACAAAATTTGTTTAATTACATATAAACTTTCTATTAATAATAATAAAAATAAAAAAAATCAAATTTTAAATTTTCTTAAGGCATATTATAGATATGTTAAATCATATCCAAATTCTCCTAATATAAAAAAATTAAAAATATTTTATGAAAAATTATTAAAATAA
- the fsa gene encoding fructose-6-phosphate aldolase encodes MKFFIDTANLKEIKKAKKLGVLNGVTTNPSLISRESIQKKDIYNHYISICHLLDDEEGDVSAELISTNYMDMIQEGEKLSLLHPKIVVKIPMIKDGIKAIKYLSKKNIKTNCTLVFSSGQAILAAKSGSNYISPFLGRLEDLSYNGLNLIKEIKNIYDNYHFDTKILAASIRNPLQIIECSKIGIYAVTSPLKIILSLFNHPLTKIGLKKFLEDYENIIN; translated from the coding sequence ATGAAATTTTTTATAGATACAGCTAATTTAAAAGAAATAAAAAAAGCAAAAAAATTAGGAGTATTAAATGGAGTGACTACAAATCCTTCTTTAATATCAAGAGAATCTATCCAAAAAAAAGATATTTATAATCATTATATATCTATTTGTCATCTTTTAGATGATGAGGAAGGAGATGTAAGTGCAGAATTAATAAGTACAAATTATATGGATATGATTCAAGAAGGCGAAAAGCTTTCACTTTTACATCCAAAAATTGTAGTAAAAATTCCGATGATTAAAGATGGAATTAAAGCAATAAAATATTTATCAAAAAAAAATATTAAAACTAATTGTACTTTGGTATTTTCATCTGGTCAAGCTATTTTAGCAGCAAAATCAGGATCTAATTATATTTCTCCATTTTTAGGAAGATTAGAAGATTTATCATATAATGGATTAAATTTAATAAAAGAGATTAAAAATATTTATGATAATTATCACTTTGATACAAAAATTCTAGCAGCTTCCATACGTAATCCATTACAAATTATAGAATGTTCTAAAATAGGAATATATGCAGTAACATCTCCATTAAAAATAATTTTATCTTTATTTAATCATCCATTAACAAAAATAGGATTGAAAAAATTTTTAGAAGATTACGAAAATATTATTAATTAA
- the lpdA gene encoding dihydrolipoyl dehydrogenase codes for MNFDVIVLGSGPGGYIASIRSAQLGMKTAVIEKDYLGGVCLNWGCIPTKSILNSAKILQEIKKNKKLFGIHQIKVDFSQIISKSRNIVDKMRKRVSFLMKKNGIHVINGEAKLKKGKKIEIFRDKKKIEEYYATHIIIATGGKPKIEKKFQQNKKRIIGYQEALSLSRLPKKMIIIGSGSIGLEFSYFYHSMGTKVILIEHFPKLFPSGDEEISDQLKLIFDKTGIKSYVSSFIKKINYTDKGIIVDIKNPKKDITIEADIALSAIGTIPNINNIGLEEIGIKTKEGFIVVDEKYRTNIEGYYAIGDVIEGPSLAHVASHEAISCIENIKELNPQKIDYGNIPKCVYCYPEIASVGYTEKQAKEKGYKIKVGKFPFHSIGKSICDENIEGFVKVIFDEKYDEWLGCHMIGNNVSDLISEVVVARKLEATNYEIMGSIHPHPSLSESIFESIFHAYGKSIHL; via the coding sequence ATGAATTTTGATGTTATTGTCTTAGGTAGTGGTCCAGGTGGTTATATTGCATCTATACGATCTGCACAACTTGGAATGAAAACAGCTGTAATAGAAAAAGATTATTTGGGTGGAGTATGTTTAAATTGGGGATGTATACCAACAAAATCTATTTTAAATAGTGCAAAAATTTTACAAGAAATAAAAAAAAATAAAAAATTATTTGGTATACATCAAATAAAAGTTGACTTTTCTCAAATAATTTCTAAAAGTAGAAATATAGTGGATAAAATGAGAAAAAGAGTTTCATTTTTAATGAAAAAAAATGGAATACATGTTATTAATGGAGAAGCAAAATTAAAAAAAGGAAAAAAAATTGAAATTTTTCGAGATAAAAAAAAAATTGAGGAATATTATGCTACGCATATTATTATAGCTACAGGTGGAAAACCTAAAATTGAAAAAAAATTTCAACAAAATAAAAAAAGAATAATAGGATATCAAGAAGCATTATCTCTTTCTAGATTACCTAAAAAAATGATTATTATTGGGTCTGGTTCTATTGGATTGGAATTTTCGTATTTTTATCATTCTATGGGAACTAAAGTTATCCTTATAGAACATTTTCCTAAACTTTTTCCAAGTGGAGATGAAGAAATATCTGATCAATTAAAATTAATTTTTGATAAAACAGGAATTAAAAGTTATGTTTCATCTTTTATAAAAAAAATAAATTATACTGATAAAGGAATTATAGTTGATATTAAAAATCCTAAAAAAGATATTACTATAGAAGCAGACATAGCACTTTCTGCAATTGGAACTATTCCAAATATTAATAATATAGGATTAGAAGAAATAGGGATTAAAACTAAAGAAGGGTTCATAGTAGTAGATGAAAAATATAGAACAAATATAGAAGGTTATTATGCTATTGGAGATGTAATAGAAGGCCCATCATTAGCACATGTTGCTTCGCATGAAGCAATTTCATGTATTGAAAATATAAAAGAATTAAATCCTCAAAAAATAGATTATGGAAATATTCCAAAATGCGTTTACTGTTATCCAGAAATTGCATCAGTAGGTTATACTGAAAAACAAGCTAAAGAAAAAGGATATAAAATTAAAGTTGGAAAATTCCCTTTTCATTCTATTGGAAAATCTATTTGTGATGAAAATATTGAAGGGTTTGTTAAAGTTATTTTTGACGAAAAATATGATGAATGGTTAGGTTGTCATATGATTGGAAATAACGTTTCAGATCTTATTTCTGAAGTTGTAGTTGCTAGAAAATTAGAGGCAACTAATTATGAAATAATGGGAAGTATTCATCCACATCCTTCATTAAGTGAATCAATTTTTGAATCTATTTTTCATGCTTATGGAAAATCAATTCATTTGTAG